A section of the Babylonia areolata isolate BAREFJ2019XMU chromosome 1, ASM4173473v1, whole genome shotgun sequence genome encodes:
- the LOC143291639 gene encoding transcription factor Sp9-like: protein MATTLLGDTQAFGGTPLAMLAAQCSKITSKSPPPLAEATVGKGFLPWKKSGITPSSTPVSGFHLTSPRVSGSLTSPLSMQSNGLTSGYSRSPAPPPSANPSGYGSNDHFLYPSTTVSSQTDNISQAAFLQKMQGEGAGGLGTTSTATGFSGMYGRVPSVTGHYESWPFPGMAAAHPHPSAPQGLKASAEMNVAAMNGAGSWWDMHTAAAAHNVHGAGAGNWLTDSSASPLHPQLNVTTYADYSSSLGHHHHPHHPHPLTSTPGSLLSQGQHLFQDTYKSILPSQADPLSAASSVSPFLPRPSSLASPRSSRRYTGRATCDCPNCQEADRLGPAGEHLRKRNIHSCHIPGCGKVYNKTSHLKAHLRWHTGERPFVCNWLFCGKRFTRSDELQRHLRTHTGEKRFACPTCNKRFMRSDHLSKHVKTHSACGKKDSSGSDTENSQDNTSLSSPPPPSAVVGARMGGMGPGGPGANSPPLVKEEPRLR, encoded by the exons gacacaCAGGCATTCGGAGGCACCCCCCTGGCCATGCTGGCTGCCCAGTGCAGCAAGATCACCAGCAagagcccccctcccctcgccgaGGCCACCGTCGGCAAAGGTTTCCTGCCTTGGAAGAAGAGCggcatcaccccctcctccacccccgtgTCCGGGTTCCACCTGACGTCACCGCGCGTGTCGGGCTCTCTGACGTCACCGCTGAGCATGCAGTCCAACGGGCTGACGTCAGGCTACAGCCGCTCCCCGGCCCCGCCCCCCTCGGCAAACCCCTCGGGGTACGGCAGCAACGACCACTTCCTGTATCCCAGCACCACTGTGTCTTCACAGACCGACAACAtctcacag GCTGCCTTCCTGCAGAAGATgcagggtgagggggcggggggtctggGGACCACCAGCACGGCCACAGGCTTCAGCGGCATGTACGGCCGGGTGCCCTCCGTCACGGGCCACTACGAGTCCTGGCCCTTCCCCGGCATGGCggccgcccacccccacccctccgccccccagggCCTCAAGGCCTCGGCCGAGATGAACGTGGCGGCCATGAACGGCGCGGGGTCCTGGTGGGACATGCACACGGCGGCCGCCGCCCACAACGTGCACGGGGCAGGGGCGGGCAACTGGCTGACCgactcctccgcctcccccctccacccccagctcAACGTCACCACCTACGCGGACTACAGCAGCTCGctgggccaccaccaccacccccaccacccccaccccctgacctccACCCCCGGGTCGCTGCTGTCCCAGGGCCAGCACCTGTTCCAGGACACCTACAAGAGCATCCTGCCCTCCCAGGCTGACCCACTCTCCGCGGCCTCCTCCGTGAGCCCCTTCCTGCCCCGGCCTTCCTCCCTGGCCAGCCCCCGCTCCTCGCGACGCTACACGGGCCGCGCCACCTGTGACTGTCCCAACTGCCAGGAGGCCGACCGCCTGGGCCCCGCCGGGGAGCACCTGAGGAAGCGCAACATCCACAGCTGCCACATCCCGGGCTGCGGCAAGGTGTACAACAAGACCTCCCACCTCAAGGCACACCTCCGCTGGCACACCGGAGAGCGCCCCTTCGTCTGCAACTGGCTCTTCTGCGGCAAGCGTTTCACGCGCTCCGACGAGCTGCAGCGCCACCTGAGGACTCACACGGGCGAGAAGCGGTTCGCGTGCCCCACGTGCAACAAGCGCTTCATGCGCTCCGACCACCTGTCCAAGCACGTGAAGACACACTCGGCGTGCGGCAAGAAGGACTCGTCAGGCAGCGACACGgagaacagccaggacaacacCAGCCTCAgctcgcccccgcccccttcgGCGGTAGTGGGGGCCCGGATGGGGGGCATGGGGCCCGGGGGGCCGGGGGCCAACTCCCCCCCTCTGGTGAAGGAGGAGCCCAGACTCCGGTGA